The following proteins are encoded in a genomic region of Anomaloglossus baeobatrachus isolate aAnoBae1 chromosome 6, aAnoBae1.hap1, whole genome shotgun sequence:
- the RNF152 gene encoding E3 ubiquitin-protein ligase RNF152, with product METLSQDSLLECQICFNYYSPRRRPKLLDCKHTCCSVCLQQMRASQKDLRCPWCRGVTRLPPGYSVSQLPDDPDVVAVIAIPHTSENTPVFIKLPSNGCYMWPLPVTKERALLPGDIGCRLLPGSQQKPVTVVTVPMEQQPLQGAMTHDLGEEEHERRGVVKSSTWSGVCTVILVACVLVFLLGIVLHNMSCISKRFTVISCG from the coding sequence ATGGAAACTCTTTCGCAGGATTCACTGTTAGAATGCCAAATCTGTTTTAATTACTATAGTCCTCGAAGAAGACCAAAACTGCTTGATTGCAAACATACATGCTGTTCAGTGTGTCTACAGCAAATGAGGGCTAGTCAGAAAGACCTTAGATGCCCTTGGTGCCGAGGTGTTACAAGGCTACCCCCTGGATATTCTGTATCACAATTGCCTGATGACCCAGATGTTGTTGCAGTCATTGCGATCCCTCACACATCAGAAAACACTCCGGTCTTTATTAAATTGCCAAGCAACGGATGTTACATGTGGCCGCTTCCTGTTACCAAAGAAAGAGCTTTGTTGCCTGGTGATATAGGCTGCAGATTACTACCGGGAAGTCAGCAAAAACCAGTCACTGTAGTGACTGTGCctatggaacaacaaccactccaaGGTGCAATGACCCACGACTTAGGAGAGGAGGAACATGAGAGAAGAGGAGTTGTTAAAAGTTCTACATGGTCTGGAGTTTGCACTGTTATACTAGTTGCATGTGTCTTGGTCTTCCTACTTGGAATTGTCCTTCATAACATGTCTTGCATTTCAAAGCGATTTACTGTGATCTCATGCGGCTGA